A window from Limanda limanda chromosome 14, fLimLim1.1, whole genome shotgun sequence encodes these proteins:
- the vtnb gene encoding vitronectin b — protein sequence MKLAVTLLGLVVLLDASLAAEKSCVGQCGSFDPQRKCQCDSMCVYYGSCCGDFDSVCPKKTARGDTFDAEEDATETVTPVATTVAPTFQTSAAVVTLPPITTQDPTPAADPDAVPCSGRPFDAFLQMKNGSIYAFRGEYFFELDDKSVLPGYPRLIQDVWGIAGPIDAAFTRINCQGKSYIFKGDKYWRFDGNVLDPEYPRLISVGFDGIPDDTDAAFAVPAPSHRGKEKVYFFKGQNYYEYDFKHQPSHEECVRMSRSSPSVLFTRYTDLFCDQSWEDFFMELFGDSFSDPHTGPRLISQDWQGIRAPVDAAMVGRVYLSPKPTLSPRPAVRRRKKKPSKRRKQRRRQSRHVLFDDFWSYDDWSDYDYSDNVDESPTEAYRSTPVQNVYFFKGDKYYRVSQQTKRVDTANPPYPRSIAKYWLGCKYEEKPDVTRAEKK from the exons ATGAAGCTAGCAGTGACTCTGCTGGGCCTCGTCGTCCTGCTGGACGCCTCCTTGGCTGCAGAAA AGTCCTGTGTGGGTCAGTGCGGCTCCTTCGATCCACAGAGGAAATGCCAGTGCGACTCCATGTGTGTTTACTATGGAAGCTGCTGTGGAGACTTTGACTCCGTGTGCCCCAAAAAGA CCGCTAGGGGTGACACCTTCGATGCAGAAGAGGACGCCACAGAAACTGTGACGCCCGTGGCTACGACTGTTGCACCAACTTTCCAAACATCTGCAGCGGTTGTCACTCTCCCACCCATCACCACACAAGACCCCACCCCAGCTGCAGACCCTGACGCAGTGCCCTGCAGCGGGCGACCGTTTGATGCTTTTCTGCAGATGAAGAATGGCTCCATCTATGCTTTCAGAG GTGAATATTTTTTCGAGCTGGACGACAAGTCTGTTCTTCCTGGTTACCCCCGACTCATCCAGGACGTGTGGGGAATAGCAGGACCTATCGACGCCGCGTTCACACGCATCAACTGCCAGGGGAAATCCTACATCTTTAAG GGTGACAAGTACTGGAGGTTTGACGGCAACGTCTTGGATCCGGAATATCCACGGCTCATTTCGGTCGGATTTGACGGAATACCAGACGATACTGACGCTGCGTTTGCTGTCCCGGCCCCGAGCCATCGTGGCAAAGAGAAAGTTTACTTTTTCAAAG GGCAAAACTATTACGAGTATGATTTCAAACACCAGCCTTCCCACGAGGAGTGTGTCCGCATGAGCAGGTCCTCGCCGTCTGTGCTGTTCACGAGATACACGGACCTCTTCTGCGATCAGTCCTGGGAGGATTTCTTCATGGAGCTCTTTGGAGACTCCT TCAGCGATCCCCACACTGGCCCTCGTCTCATCAGCCAGGACTGGCAGGGCATCAGGGCTCCTGTAGACGCTGCCATGGTCGGACGAGTCTACCTCAGCCCCAAGCCCACGCTATCGCCCagaccagcagtgaggaggcgGAAGAAGAAGCCCAGCAAGAGGCGTAAACAGCGAAGACGGCAGAGTCGCCATGTGCTGTTCGATGATTTCTGGAGTTATGATGATTGGTCTGATTACGATTACAGCGACAACGTCGATGAGAGCCCCACCGAGGCGTACCGGAGCACTCCTGTTCAGAATGTGTATTTTTTCAAGGGAG ATAAATACTACAGAGTGAGTCAGCAGACGAAACGTGTGGACACCGCCAACCCGCCATACCCACGATCCATCGCAAAATACTGGCTGGGCTGCAAGTACGAGGAGAAACCGGATGTTACAAGGGCAGAGAAGAAATAG
- the LOC133019587 gene encoding solute carrier family 13 member 2-like yields MALFWCTECMPLAVTALLPVVLFPMMGIMTAAEVSIEYLKDSNMLFIGGLLVAIAVEQSNLHKRIALRVLLVVGARPALLMMGFMIVSSFLSMWISNTATTAMMLPIAEAILQQLKAIEIQADERDFPVAADDNHGFEMEPRPTKLEISNDNQPDTNTQQEDTVSMEDRYLLLTKGMSLCVCYSSSIGGTATLTGSTTNIILKGQVDKMFPENGDVINFASWFAFSFPNMVLMLVISWIWLQFMFLGFNLKESFGCGVKSGRDQEAREVMREEYLKLGRIRFDEVAVLVIFTTLVLLWFTREPGFIDGWATVLFNQEKAFVSDGTIAILMSMLFFVIPAQLPRFGGYGYDEAGKKINSPPNLLNWQKVHERMPWSIILLLGGGFALAAGSERSGLSTLLGDSLSPLEKIPPYAISLLLCLLVATFTECASNTATTTLFLPILGSMAIAIKIHPLYVMLPCTLAANLAFMLPVATPPNAVAFSFGGLRVIDMVKAGFMLNILGILTINLGINTWGYAMFDLGNIPAWVNATLSQP; encoded by the exons ATGGCTCTGTTCTGGTGCACAGAGTGCATGCCTCTGGCTGTGACCGCCCTGCTGCCAGTCGTCCTCTTTCCTATGATGGGCATCATGACGGCCGCAGAG GTCAGTATTGAATACCTGAAAGACTCTAACATGCTGTTCATTGGCGGCCTGCTGGTGGCCATTGCGGTGGAGCAGTCGAACCTCCATAAGCGCATCGCCCTGCGAGTTCTGCTGGTGGTTGGCGCTCGTCCGGCCCT GTTGATGATGGGCTTCATGATCGTCTCGTCCTTCCTCTCCATGTGGATCAGCAACACGGCCACCACGGCCATGATGCTGCCCATCGCCGAAGCcattctgcagcagctgaaagccATTGAGATCCAGGCGGATGAGCGAGATTTTCCTGTTGCGGCTGACGACAACCACGGGTTTGAGATGGAGCCCAGACCCACCAAGCTGGAAATAAGCAACGACAATCAGCCAGACACCAACACTCAGCAGGAGGACACAGTGT CGATGGAGGACAGGTACCTACTCTTGACCAAGGGGATGAGTCTGTGCGTGTGTTACTCTTCCAGCATCGGAGGCACGGCCACGCTCACCGGCTCGACCACCAACATCATCCTCAAGGGCCAAGTCGACAA gATGTTTCCTGAAAATGGTGACGTGATCAACTTCGCCAGCTGGTTCGCCTTCTCTTTCCCCAACATGGTTCTCATGCTTGTGATTTCCTGGATCTGGCTTCAGTTCATGTTCCTGGGCTTCAA CCTGAAGGAGTCATTTGGCTGTGGCGTGAAGAGCGGCAGAGATCAGGAGGCGCGTGAGGTGATGAGGGAGGAGTACCTCAAGCTGGGCCGCATAAGGTTTGATGAGGTGGCGGTGCTCGTCATCTTCACCACGCTGGTGCTCCTGTGGTTCACCAGGGAGCCGGGCTTCATTGACGGCTGGGCCACGGTGCTCTTCAACCAGGAAAAGGC gTTTGTGTCTGACGGAACCATCGCCATCTTAATGTCGATGCTTTTCTTCGTCATCCCCGCCCAGCTGCCGAGGTTCGGAGGCTACGGTTACGACGAAGCAG GTAAGAAGATTAATTCCCCCCCCAATCTGCTGAACTGGCAGAAGGTCCATGAGCGAATGCCCTGGAGCATCATCCTGCTGCTGGGAGGAGGCTTTGCTCTGGCGGCCGGAAGTGAG AGATCCGGTCTGTCCACGTTGTTGGGAGACAGCCTGTCCCCTCTGGAGAAAATCCCCCCCTACGCCATCTCGCTGCTGCTCTGCCTGCTGGTCGCCACATTCACCGAGTGCGCCAGCAACACTGCCACCACCACCTTGTTCCTGCCAATCCTGGGCTCAATG GCCATAGCGATAAAGATACACCCGCTGTACGTGATGCTGCCCTGCACCCTCGCTGCCAATCTGGCCTTCATGCTGCCGGTGGCCACACCACCCAACGCTGTCGCCTTCTCCTTTGGAGGACTCAGAGTCATTGACATG GTGAAAGCTGGCTTCATGCTGAACATCTTAGGGATTTTGACCATAAACTTGGGCATCAACACCTGGGGATACGCCATGTTTGACTTGGGCAACATCCCCGCTTGGGTCAACGCTACCCTGAGCCAACCCTGA
- the LOC133019622 gene encoding protein unc-119 homolog A-like isoform X4 has product MSYSCTSRGNSQDPSSAKEPAADYLREEEMRVKKGCNSTDVGVPMPGEDLLASVGVSPEDVLGLQRITQNYLCSPDENIFNIDFTRFKIRDIETSTVLFEITKPPTGEKRDIDLNAGRFVRYQFTPAFLRLRQVGATVEFTVGDLPIENFRMIERHYFREKLLKSFDFEFGFCMPSSKNTCEHIYEFPPLSEDVMREMILHPYETQSDSFYFVDNKLVMHNKADYSYNGGT; this is encoded by the exons atGAGCTATTCTTGCACCAGCCGGGGGAACAGCCAGGACCCGTCGAGCGCCAAGGAGCCTGCAGCTGATTAtctcagggaggaggagatgagggtgAAGAAGGGATGCAACTCGACCGACGTGGGGGTCCCGATGCCCGGGGAGGACCTGCTGGCCAGCGTGGGGGTCAGCCCGGAGGACGTGCTGGGTCTGCAGAGGATCACACAGA attATCTGTGCAGCCCGGACGAGAACATTTTCAACATCGACTTCACCAGGTTCAAGATCAGAGATATAGAGACGAGCACGGTGCTGTTCGAAATCACCAAACCTCCCACAG GGGAGAAGAGGGACATCGACCTGAACGCCGGCCGGTTTGTCCGTTACCAGTTCACCCCGGCTTTCCTCCGGCTGCGGCAGGTTGGAGCCAC CGTTGAGTTCACAGTCGGAGACTTGCCCATAGAAAACTTCCGGATGATCGAGAGACATTATTTCCGAGAGAAGCTGCTCAAGAGCTTCGACTTTGAGTTTGGCTTCTGCATGCCGAGCAGCAAGAACACCTGCGAACACATCTATGAGTTCCCTCCTCTGTCTGAGGACGTCA tGAGAGAGATGATCCTGCACCCGTACGAGACGCAGTCCGACAGCTTCTACTTCGTGGACAATAAGCTGGTGATGCACAACAAGGCAGACTACTCGTACAACGGTGGGACGTAG
- the LOC133019622 gene encoding protein unc-119 homolog A-like isoform X1, which produces MSYSCTSRGNSQDPSSAKEPAADYLREEEMRVKKGCNSTDVGVPMPGEDLLASVGVSPEDVLGLQRITQNYLCSPDENIFNIDFTRFKIRDIETSTVLFEITKPPTGKPSEKSGEKRDIDLNAGRFVRYQFTPAFLRLRQVGATVEFTVGDLPIENFRMIERHYFREKLLKSFDFEFGFCMPSSKNTCEHIYEFPPLSEDVMREMILHPYETQSDSFYFVDNKLVMHNKADYSYNGGT; this is translated from the exons atGAGCTATTCTTGCACCAGCCGGGGGAACAGCCAGGACCCGTCGAGCGCCAAGGAGCCTGCAGCTGATTAtctcagggaggaggagatgagggtgAAGAAGGGATGCAACTCGACCGACGTGGGGGTCCCGATGCCCGGGGAGGACCTGCTGGCCAGCGTGGGGGTCAGCCCGGAGGACGTGCTGGGTCTGCAGAGGATCACACAGA attATCTGTGCAGCCCGGACGAGAACATTTTCAACATCGACTTCACCAGGTTCAAGATCAGAGATATAGAGACGAGCACGGTGCTGTTCGAAATCACCAAACCTCCCACAGGcaagcc CTCAGAAAAATCAGGGGAGAAGAGGGACATCGACCTGAACGCCGGCCGGTTTGTCCGTTACCAGTTCACCCCGGCTTTCCTCCGGCTGCGGCAGGTTGGAGCCAC CGTTGAGTTCACAGTCGGAGACTTGCCCATAGAAAACTTCCGGATGATCGAGAGACATTATTTCCGAGAGAAGCTGCTCAAGAGCTTCGACTTTGAGTTTGGCTTCTGCATGCCGAGCAGCAAGAACACCTGCGAACACATCTATGAGTTCCCTCCTCTGTCTGAGGACGTCA tGAGAGAGATGATCCTGCACCCGTACGAGACGCAGTCCGACAGCTTCTACTTCGTGGACAATAAGCTGGTGATGCACAACAAGGCAGACTACTCGTACAACGGTGGGACGTAG
- the LOC133019622 gene encoding protein unc-119 homolog A-like isoform X3, producing the protein MSYSCTSRGNSQDPSSAKEPAADYLREEEMRVKKGCNSTDVGVPMPGEDLLASVGVSPEDVLGLQRITQNYLCSPDENIFNIDFTRFKIRDIETSTVLFEITKPPTEKSGEKRDIDLNAGRFVRYQFTPAFLRLRQVGATVEFTVGDLPIENFRMIERHYFREKLLKSFDFEFGFCMPSSKNTCEHIYEFPPLSEDVMREMILHPYETQSDSFYFVDNKLVMHNKADYSYNGGT; encoded by the exons atGAGCTATTCTTGCACCAGCCGGGGGAACAGCCAGGACCCGTCGAGCGCCAAGGAGCCTGCAGCTGATTAtctcagggaggaggagatgagggtgAAGAAGGGATGCAACTCGACCGACGTGGGGGTCCCGATGCCCGGGGAGGACCTGCTGGCCAGCGTGGGGGTCAGCCCGGAGGACGTGCTGGGTCTGCAGAGGATCACACAGA attATCTGTGCAGCCCGGACGAGAACATTTTCAACATCGACTTCACCAGGTTCAAGATCAGAGATATAGAGACGAGCACGGTGCTGTTCGAAATCACCAAACCTCCCACAG AAAAATCAGGGGAGAAGAGGGACATCGACCTGAACGCCGGCCGGTTTGTCCGTTACCAGTTCACCCCGGCTTTCCTCCGGCTGCGGCAGGTTGGAGCCAC CGTTGAGTTCACAGTCGGAGACTTGCCCATAGAAAACTTCCGGATGATCGAGAGACATTATTTCCGAGAGAAGCTGCTCAAGAGCTTCGACTTTGAGTTTGGCTTCTGCATGCCGAGCAGCAAGAACACCTGCGAACACATCTATGAGTTCCCTCCTCTGTCTGAGGACGTCA tGAGAGAGATGATCCTGCACCCGTACGAGACGCAGTCCGACAGCTTCTACTTCGTGGACAATAAGCTGGTGATGCACAACAAGGCAGACTACTCGTACAACGGTGGGACGTAG
- the LOC133019622 gene encoding protein unc-119 homolog A-like isoform X2, with amino-acid sequence MSYSCTSRGNSQDPSSAKEPAADYLREEEMRVKKGCNSTDVGVPMPGEDLLASVGVSPEDVLGLQRITQNYLCSPDENIFNIDFTRFKIRDIETSTVLFEITKPPTAEKSGEKRDIDLNAGRFVRYQFTPAFLRLRQVGATVEFTVGDLPIENFRMIERHYFREKLLKSFDFEFGFCMPSSKNTCEHIYEFPPLSEDVMREMILHPYETQSDSFYFVDNKLVMHNKADYSYNGGT; translated from the exons atGAGCTATTCTTGCACCAGCCGGGGGAACAGCCAGGACCCGTCGAGCGCCAAGGAGCCTGCAGCTGATTAtctcagggaggaggagatgagggtgAAGAAGGGATGCAACTCGACCGACGTGGGGGTCCCGATGCCCGGGGAGGACCTGCTGGCCAGCGTGGGGGTCAGCCCGGAGGACGTGCTGGGTCTGCAGAGGATCACACAGA attATCTGTGCAGCCCGGACGAGAACATTTTCAACATCGACTTCACCAGGTTCAAGATCAGAGATATAGAGACGAGCACGGTGCTGTTCGAAATCACCAAACCTCCCACAG CAGAAAAATCAGGGGAGAAGAGGGACATCGACCTGAACGCCGGCCGGTTTGTCCGTTACCAGTTCACCCCGGCTTTCCTCCGGCTGCGGCAGGTTGGAGCCAC CGTTGAGTTCACAGTCGGAGACTTGCCCATAGAAAACTTCCGGATGATCGAGAGACATTATTTCCGAGAGAAGCTGCTCAAGAGCTTCGACTTTGAGTTTGGCTTCTGCATGCCGAGCAGCAAGAACACCTGCGAACACATCTATGAGTTCCCTCCTCTGTCTGAGGACGTCA tGAGAGAGATGATCCTGCACCCGTACGAGACGCAGTCCGACAGCTTCTACTTCGTGGACAATAAGCTGGTGATGCACAACAAGGCAGACTACTCGTACAACGGTGGGACGTAG
- the LOC133019203 gene encoding beta-crystallin A3-like, producing the protein MALTNPMPMGPWKITVYDQEHFQGRRMEFTANCQNIMECGMENIRSLKVECGAWVGYEHSSFNGQQFVLEKGDYPRIEAYSGSNSYRIERMISFRPICSANHKDSRMTIFEMENLTGRQFELSDDYPSLQAMGWMNKEVASMHIQSGAFVCYQYPGYRGFQYILECDVRGGEYKCCREFGSHAQTSQIQSIRRIQH; encoded by the exons atgGCTCTTACTAACCCCATGCCCATGGGCCCTTGGAAG ATCACCGTGTACGACCAGGAGCACTTCCAGGGCAGGCGTATGGAGTTCACCGCCAACTGCCAGAACATCATGGAGTGTGGCATGGAGAACATCCGCTCCCTGAAGGTCGAGTGTGGCGC CTGGGTCGGCTACGAGCACTCCAGCTTCAACGGCCAGCAGTTTGTCCTGGAGAAGGGAGACTACCCTCGCATTGAGGCCTACAGTGGCAGCAACTCCTACCGCATTGAGAGGATGATCTCCTTCAGGCCCATCTGCAGTGCT AACCATAAGGACTCCCGCATGACCATCTTCGAGATGGAGAACCTGACCGGCCGTCAGTTCGAGCTGTCTGACGACTACCCCTCCCTGCAGGCCATGGGCTGGATGAACAAAGAGGTTGCATCCATGCACATTCAGAGTGGAGC ATTCGTGTGCTACCAGTACCCTGGATACCGTGGCTTCCAGTACATTCTGGAGTGTGACGTGCGTGGAGGCGAGTACAAGTGCTGCCGTGAGTTCGGCTCCCACGCCCAAACCTCCCAGATCCAGTCCATCAGGAGGATCCAGCACTGA